From the genome of Oryza glaberrima chromosome 1, OglaRS2, whole genome shotgun sequence:
ATAGGAGTGAGACTGTTCTGTCCATGCATATGCAGCTGGCCACAAATGTTCATCAAAAACTTTGCCATGGAACTTTAGCTTGAAGTTGGTAACTAGGTGACGCATACATTCTCGATGCTCTACGCCCTCAAAGACCTCCTCAACAGCAAAATCAATCCCTTTGCCTGCATCTGTGCATATTGCTAAATCATCCATGTTACCAATGGCCAACCGCAATTTCTCCATGAACCAAATCCAATTCTCACTTGTTTCTGAATCAATGATGCCATAAGCCACTGGGTATAGCCAATTGTGGCCATCAATTGCACAAGCTGTTGCTAATTGGCCTCTATATTTCCCTGTCAAATGAGTGCTGTCGATTGCCAAGTAAGGCCTACAACCAGCTCTAAACCCATCAATGCATGGCTTGAAAGCTACAAACATTCTTGTGAACCTTCGCTTCTCCTTGAATGTCATGTGGTCAATAGATATTAAACTTCCTGGACACCTCTTCTCAATTTCTCCCTTCCACCTATATAGCTTGTCAAAGCTGCTGTCCCAATCACCAAACAACCTTTTACGTGCTAATTCTTGACCAGTCCACACTCTCTTGTAGTTGACATTTATCTTGTGGTGTTCTTTTATCCTCCTTACTAACTCGGCAGTTCCAACACTTGGGTCTTCCCTCATCCATTCAATCACCCTCTCACATATCCATGCCTTGGATGCCCTCTTCAACTTCTCATCTCTTCTAGTGCTTGCACACTCATGGTCAGCCACATGAACCTTGACCTACACATGGAtacacaaaaaagaaataaaagtcAGGTGCAATTATATAGAAGATAtcatcacacaaaaaaaaacataagaccATCCAGGTTACCTTAAAATGTGTCCACCATGTTATCTGCCAAATTACCATCCTCTAATGGTTCATTACTGATCTGAGAAATACATGCCTGAGAGGGGATAGGAACTGATGGTGTACACAGCTTGCCAATGATGGACTCATCACTTGAACCATTAATTGTGATAAACACATCACCAGTTTTATTTTGCCCAAAACACTTTAACATTGTCATCAAATCATTATCAGAAGATATTGTGCAAAACAGATTCAAACCACTATCAAGGTACTGCACTGTTACAGTTTCATCTATGCCCCATGGATACTTCTCACAAATGTCATCAACAAAGTCTTTAAAATTAGTGGTGTCGGAATCAATTGTCCAATCAAACACCCATGCACCCTCAAATCTACTGCCCGCGCGAATAATTCTCACCGTGAGAACATAAGTGGAATATGGATCCACCCTGTGGATCCACACATTggaaataaacttaacaaccAAAACCAGAAATGCACAAATATACAAGTCTAGGAACCATAAATGCACAACATACAAGTTTAGGAGAGGGGAAATTACCCATCTTGGATGCCAACGGAGGGAGCAACAACGGCAATCGGCACCGGGACGACTTCCtttgacgacgatggcggcagcATAAGGGCATCTTCTCCCATCGGCAGCATAGGGGCATCTTCTCCCATCGGCAGCACATGGGCATTTTCTCCCGTCGGCAGCACCTcattcgacgacgacgacggcaccaccagcagcagcggcacAAGGGATGGAGGCGCCGTGGCCGGCGGTTGTGGAGGCGCTGGGGCCGGCGGTTGTGGCGGCGCCAGGGCCGGCGGTCGGGGCGGCACCGGGGACGGCTGTCGCATTGGGGACGACGATAGGGAGGGAGGCGGCTCACCCGTTGGAGTAGGGCCGCCCATAGCGGCGAGAGGGTCGGGGGGCAGCCGGGGGGAGAGGGGGCAGAGATGCAGCGGGGAGGGGGGCGGAgatgcggcgcggcggcgggcagagctgcggcggcgggcggagatgCGACGCGGAGGTTGCGTGGCGGCGCTGGTGCTAGTGCTAGGAAGGGATGGAAGAGAGGATTGACTGGGCGCTGGAGAGGATTGACTGGTTAGGGTTAGATGACTCAAAGGGCATTTCGGTCATTACGGAAAAATATAACAGTACAAACGGAGTATAGCTAACGGACTGTGGACGGCGATGATAAATTGTAGAGGTTAAAGCAAAGATGATGGTATATAATGGATGTTGACAAAGTCGGTGGTATATTGTTGAACCTTGACGAACTCAGTGGTACTGAATGGATTCTCTCTAATTTTTAATTCATTCCAATGAATTAAATACGGAGTAGTGGCCATTATGTTTGCATACGCTGTCAGGCTACAAAGTATATGACCTAACGAGGTTTTGCTTATCAAATTGCCGTCAGAACAAGTTGATGTAACCACACCAAGTACAGCAGCTAACGGCCAGAATTCATAGATCAAATCGCACCTGTTCCATTCTCTGAAACAAAAGGGCAACGAACAATGATCATAAAAGCAGAACCGAGAACGGAACAAGTATGAAGCATTTCACTTCTTCGATCAGATGTTACATATCTATACTGTTACAAGAACTATGAGGTGCAAACCTTTGATATGACACTGCTTGAACACCAAATTCAATATGAATGAGAGCCTAGCAATCAATAGACaatcaaagaagaaaagaaaaaagaagatggAGACCAAAAAGGAGTGTACAACAAGGCCTAAATTGAGGCCTAAATTTCTGGTTTGCCTTCCTAGACATCATACTTCTTGGGCTGGTGCCATTGCGCTACAGTTCTAGACAAGTAACCAAGCAATGATGTTTTGGAAGGGTATGTCCTCTTGCCATACAGATGCTTCCCACCAAGATCAGTATACTTCAATTTgttctctctctcgatctgcACGACCATAACAATTTAGATTAGTTGTATAGGACTCAAACAGAGGACAATTTACCAGGTGGGTTTCTTAAAAGATTGCAAAGAAAATGGTTTGTCATCAAAGGAAAAATGTACATAATATGTTGAGTACCTTGCTTATTTTCCCATCTTTCAGGTGGTACCTGATACCAGACCAATTGATTGATTGGGAAAAATGAGACCTGAATGCAGATATAGGGTAGAGAAAGTTGTCTACCAACACAGCTATGAAGacctaaaattgaaagttcaaCCAAAACAAAGTTACAAATCATGATAATAGGAAAAGCAAGATAactaaataataaataagtaGGTGCGTTGAAAGGGAAACTCACGAGTCCCCAGTTATAAGAACCAAGAGAGACTTTTGGCCCTTCGGGAGACAACATGTTGCACAGTTGAATTTCCACCTTTGTCAAATTCCACATTGAAACAAGTTCTGTGAGAGTGCATATTAACAAGCAGCAAACTAGTTTCAGACCTGAACACACAAAAAAGTCTGATGAGAGACCACAGGGAGATGAACGTGCATTTGTTAGAACTAGAAATAAATATCCAACAGCTTTAGTAGATCTTAGAGGGAAAGGCATGCACTGACCGCAAGATGAGTTTGATGCATCCTTTACAATTTCACTGTATGGTGCTCTCAGAGCAACCACAACATGTACCAAAGCCATGATATAGGGCCAAACAAATCCCCAGGACAAATAGCAGTGCGATGCAAATAGTGCACGGTTCATCATCCAGTTAACCTTTGATACATATGATTCAAGAACAAAAGTTTGTTTCCTTAGGTAATTCCAGTATCTGCATAAAGATAGAGCATATGTATGTAAAAGGGATAATTTGTTGCCTATACATAAGGTTACAATATGAAATTTGTAGTACCTGGAGAAACTAAGATCACTTGAAAGAGGGTGTGGAAACACTGCAACAGGTGGTGAAGATATGAGC
Proteins encoded in this window:
- the LOC127755151 gene encoding uncharacterized protein LOC127755151 isoform X1, encoding MVIWQITWWTHFKVKVHVADHECASTRRDEKLKRASKAWICERVIEWMREDPSVGTAELVRRIKEHHKINVNYKRVWTGQELARKRLFGDWDSSFDKLYRWKGEIEKRCPGSLISIDHMTFKEKRRFTRMFVAFKPCIDGFRAGCRPYLAIDSTHLTGKYRGQLATACAIDGHNWLYPVAYGIIDSETSENWIWFMEKLRLAIGNMDDLAICTDAGKGIDFAVEEVFEGVEHRECMRHLVTNFKLKFHGKVFDEHLWPAAYAWTEQSHSYHMGKIEAAKPEAILYLNQHHPRLWSRSKFSSASKVDYVTNNLAESFNNWINKHKGLMLFELMDKIRRKTMKMFQKRKKLANKLQGQIILPSVMRELNAKSREIWT
- the LOC127755151 gene encoding uncharacterized protein LOC127755151 isoform X2; protein product: MREDPSVGTAELVRRIKEHHKINVNYKRVWTGQELARKRLFGDWDSSFDKLYRWKGEIEKRCPGSLISIDHMTFKEKRRFTRMFVAFKPCIDGFRAGCRPYLAIDSTHLTGKYRGQLATACAIDGHNWLYPVAYGIIDSETSENWIWFMEKLRLAIGNMDDLAICTDAGKGIDFAVEEVFEGVEHRECMRHLVTNFKLKFHGKVFDEHLWPAAYAWTEQSHSYHMGKIEAAKPEAILYLNQHHPRLWSRSKFSSASKVDYVTNNLAESFNNWINKHKGLMLFELMDKIRRKTMKMFQKRKKLANKLQGQIILPSVMRELNAKSREIWT